One Papio anubis isolate 15944 chromosome 18, Panubis1.0, whole genome shotgun sequence genomic window, atctcagctacttgggaggctgaggcagtagacatgcttgaacctgggaggcctaggctgcagtgagctgagaccgggccattgcactccagcctgggcaacaagagtgaaaccaaaaaaaaaaaaaaaaaattaacatttttttgtagaaatgggggtcttgctatgttgctcaggctggcctacgactcccaggctcaaggatcttccagtctcagcctcccatcactgggattacaggcatgaatcactacacccaaatgattttcttttctttttttctttctttctttcttttttttttttttgagacagagtcttactctgtcacccaggctagagttcagtagcacgatctcggctcactgcaacctctggctcccgggttcaagcaattctcgggCCTCTgcttccctgagtagctgggactacaggcgtgctgccaacatgcctggctaatttttgtatttttttggcagatggggtttcaccatgtttgccaggctggtctcctgacctcaagtgatccacccacctcagcctcccaaaatgctgggattacagggtcagccacgcatggtggcccgtcttttcttgttcttcttctccctccgtgaggcctccctccctcccttccttccctttgtagcccaggctggagtgcagtgtcaggatcataggtcactgcagcctccacctgctggactcaagtcattctcctgcctcaccctcgggagttcctgggaccacaggcacgcgctaccacgatggctaatttttgtattttttgtagtccTCATCATTTAGAACCAGCAGGATCCTCCCTTAGTGAGGGATTGGTGGTCATAAGGAGTCCAAGGTGGaggggatatgtgtgtgtgtggaggtatCAACTCCTCATAATCTTCAAGTACTTTtggtaaaaatttttaattgcacAAGTGATATATAAAGATGTTTTCTTTGCAACATAAAATGATAGGTTAAGACTCCTTATGCAGATAAGGTTTAGATACAGGTTTAAGGAGCATCCTGgcccaccttttaaaaaatgtgtatgcaTTCACATTATGCATCAGATGCTTTAGGGAATTTTTTCCCTAGGGCATGGGGCATGTCATGGGGTAGACGGTCAGGTATGTCTCCTCTAcccagctccttccttccttccttccttcctcccagctccttccttcctcccagcttcttccttctttccttctttccttccttccttcctcccagctccttccttcctcccagcttcttccttctttccttccttccttccttccttccttccttccttccttccttccttccttccttccttccttcctctctctctctctgtctctctctctctttctttctttctttctttctcggagtctcgctgtgtcgcccaggctagagtgcagtggcgtgatctcggctcactgcaagctgcgtctcccgggttcacgccattctcctgcctcagcctcctgagtagctgggactacaggcgcccatcaccacgcccggctaatttttttgtatttttagtagagatggttgtTAGggaggatggtctctatctcctgacctcctgctctgcccgccttggcctcccaaagtgctgggattacaggcgtgagccaccgtgcccggccgctctttcttttctttctttccttctttctttctttttctttctctccttccttccttctttcttccttccttccttcactcccttcctcctttctctctccttccttccttccttcctccctccctcccttcctcccttccttccttccttcctctctctcgctctctcttcttttatttttttgagacagaatttcactcttgttgcccaggctggactgcaatggcctgatctcggctcactgcaaccttggcctactgggttcaagcgattcccctgtttcagcctcccgagtagctgggattacaggcgcccaccaccgtgcccggctactttttgtatttttagtagaggccggttttccccatgttggccaggctggtgtggaactcctcaactcagatgatccgcccacctcggcctcccaaagtgctgggtacaggcttaagccaccgcgccgggcctccAGCTTCTTTCACCAGCAGAAGACGGGCAAGCCTTAGGGTGAGAGGGCTTCAAAGCACATTTCACATTGCAGAGGACAGggcttggtggtcttggatactcccttcccttccctcatttagtttttttcattGTGAAGAAATGGTAAAAGGTGCCAGGACTCAATGGGCACATTTCAGGTGGAGGTTGGGAAGGTAGATATCGACCTCCTCTCGATCTTACTATTTTCACTTTCCACCCCGCACCGTAGACAGTGGGAAGACTGGCGCACGTGAATTCAAGGGCACGCCTGTGTGCGCGCGCACCCCAGGGTACCAGCCCCCCTCCACTGCAGGTCCTGGATTGGACGCCTGTTTACACCTGACTGCCCGGCCCTCAGGGGTCCGGTGTTTTCCCCGGAGCGTTTGGGAGAAAAGTGTGTGGCCGCGGTAGTGGAGATCCCCTGTCCCAGGATTCGTCATCGCGGTGCCCAGACTTCGGCGCAGTTGACGAGCCAGGGGACGTGGGGGGCGGGGCGGCCTGCTATCGGCCCCGCCTCTCtcggccccgccccgccgccgACAGGACCCGCCTCTCTCCCCAGGCCCGGCAGGCGCCGACCCCGCCCCTCGCTCCCAGCATGCCGTGCGACAGCGGCGGCGCGGCGGGCGGAGCCGGGAGGCGGGGAAGCAGTGGCCGTGTGAGCGTGAGGAGCTGCCGCCACCGCCTGCTCCTCGTCGTCCTCGTCCTCCGGGGCCCCGGCGTCGTGGGCCGCGCACGGCCCTGGAAGAGACGTCGCCTCCCCTTCATCTGCCTCTCTCTCACGGCGCCGCTCCTGCCTCCTTGTCCTGCGCTGCGGGCTCAGGCGGAACCCGGAACGGCCGTCCTCTTCCCCCGCCCtccgccgcctcctcctcctcctcctcctcctcctcctcctcctcctcctcctcctcggctTCCTCCTCAGCCCCGGGCCGGAGCGGGGTGTCGGCGGCGGCCGGTTCGGGCGGCGACTCGCTCTTCTTTGGGCGGCGGCGCTTGGCCATGTCGTGTCGGGGAAGGTAATGAGCCGCAGAGCCCCGGGGTCTCGGCtgagcagcggcggcggcggcggcaccAAGTATCCGCGGAGCTGGAATGACTGGCAACCCAGGTGGGTGACCGGCCCGGGCCCCCGCCCCGACCTCCCGGGCTCCGCCTCGGGCGGGCCGAGGCCTAGGGCCGCGGGGCTGGGAGGCGCGGCCTAGGCCCTCCACCCCCCAGAGCCGGGCGCGGCTTCCTGGGTCTCCTCCGCCCCGGCTAGGGGAGGAAGGCCGCGGGAGGCGAGGCCTTAGTGCCTCCCCCCCCCTGCTTGTTCTGCCCGGGGCTGGCACTGGCCTAGGATCGGGACCAGGAGGTGAGAAAGAGGCGGGGGTTGGGTGGGGGGCATTCCAGTTACCGCCTTCCTCCAACCTCGAGTTGGGAGATCCCGAGAGTCCAGGACCCTCCCTGTTACTCATTCACTTCCTCGGTTCCCCACTCTTTCAGCCGCCACGTGAGAGACCTTCTAACCTGTGTCCCTTACTGTGACCCCCACGTGTTAATAttgagaaaaccaaaacaaaattccaGCAAAGGCATTGCTCTGACTTTAGGGAGGACATTCATTAGTGGAGCGTGAGATGAGATTGTGGTGACTGTTGATGGGATCGACCCACTCTGGTCTTGGGAGATGGAAGTTTTCCTTAAGTGCAAGGCCAGTTACTCTGGTGAATCTAATTCATACCTGAACACTTGAGTGAACTCTTTGGGCACCCACTTAGAAGTCTAGAGAATTTCCTCTTTTATGGAGGATTTGATCTCAGACCGTTTTGGGGCTTAGTTAGATTTGAATATATTAGaaacattaactttttaaataaatgcaattttcctgcctttttgATCAATTTGGGGGGACAGTTGTACCTAATTTAGGACTGATTTATTCTAACCTCtcttattaaataaatgcttCTATTCAGAGTCTGTTTGGAATTTAACCCAATGCTTAGAACTCCttaaatgtatatgaatatattttagggGTAATTGATTTATGGA contains:
- the LOC108583510 gene encoding protein FANTASTIC FOUR 1-like, which gives rise to MAKRRRPKKSESPPEPAAADTPLRPGAEEEAEEEEEEEEEEEEEEEEAAEGGGRGRPFRVPPEPAAQDKEAGAAP